From Lysobacter auxotrophicus, the proteins below share one genomic window:
- the bamA gene encoding outer membrane protein assembly factor BamA has translation MTPTPPRRLLALALIAAMGSTALPALAQTADPFALAGSPQSSASVGSFTVSDIRIDGLQRISAGTVFTYLPIERGDTIDASQVGEAIRALYKTGFFEDVNVGRQGDILVVTVQERPAINKLTLTGNKDIKTEDLLKGLKEAGLSEGDTFDRLALDRVTQELTRQYNNRGKYNVEITPTVSRLDRNRVDITIAVKEGKAAKIRHVNLIGNEKFDEKDILDTWESKEHNWLSWYRRDDQYSREKLSGDLEKLNSWYLDRGYVDFSVDSTQVSISPDRQDMFLTAGVTEGDQYKIASVQVTGDTILPKEQIERLVLVKPDQIFSRRLLEISSDAIINTLSNVGYAFAQVNPIPDVNRENKTVGINMQVVPGPRVNVRRITYKGNSRTSDEVIRREMRQFEGAWYSQAAIDRSKIRLQQLGYFESVDVETVPVPGTNDQVDVVYNLKETTSGSFVFGLGFSQLSGLTAQVQLSQTNFLGSGNQVSVQAQRNDYMQRYDFSFRNPYFTDNGLSLGYNLWWRELDYSDFNTAQYSTNSGAAQAVFGLPITETDTVTAMLGVDTNEILVFPGSTPASIVDYVLAMDRQTFHAWRAEVGWGRNSLDSYLTPTRGMQQRVWLETTLPGSTAEYYKLNYNISKFWPLSRHFVLNTRAELGYGDSYGNDKTRNLCRTAGNYSCVEGDDDFIRTITASGLPFFENFYAGGVRSVRGFTDNTLGPRDAPAGNPNYLQPIGGAFKTVGSLEMYFPTLLDTPAARVSAFFDVGNVYKDYDAFDAGDLRMSTGIALMWRSPMGPISISYAFPIKKQDTVRDANGNVITEGDELERLQFTFGGTF, from the coding sequence ATGACGCCAACGCCGCCCCGCCGCCTGCTCGCCCTCGCCCTGATCGCGGCGATGGGCTCGACCGCCCTGCCCGCACTGGCGCAGACGGCCGATCCGTTCGCCCTGGCAGGCTCGCCGCAGTCGTCGGCGTCCGTCGGTTCGTTCACCGTCAGCGACATCCGCATCGACGGCCTGCAGCGCATCTCCGCCGGTACGGTGTTCACCTACCTGCCGATCGAGCGCGGCGACACCATCGACGCCTCGCAGGTCGGCGAAGCGATCCGCGCGCTCTACAAGACGGGCTTCTTCGAGGACGTCAACGTCGGCCGCCAGGGCGACATCCTCGTGGTCACGGTGCAGGAGCGTCCCGCGATCAACAAGCTGACGCTGACCGGCAACAAGGACATCAAGACCGAAGACCTGCTCAAGGGCCTGAAGGAAGCCGGGCTTTCCGAAGGCGACACCTTCGACCGCCTCGCGCTGGACCGCGTGACGCAGGAACTGACGCGCCAATACAACAACCGCGGCAAGTACAACGTCGAGATCACCCCGACGGTGTCGCGCCTGGACCGCAACCGCGTCGACATCACCATCGCGGTGAAGGAAGGCAAGGCGGCCAAGATCCGCCACGTCAACCTGATCGGCAACGAGAAGTTCGACGAGAAGGACATCCTCGACACCTGGGAGTCGAAGGAGCACAACTGGCTGAGCTGGTACCGCCGCGACGACCAGTACTCGCGCGAGAAGCTCTCCGGCGACCTGGAAAAGCTCAACTCCTGGTACCTGGACCGCGGCTACGTCGATTTCAGCGTGGATTCCACGCAGGTCTCCATCAGCCCCGACCGCCAGGACATGTTCCTCACCGCGGGCGTGACCGAGGGCGACCAGTACAAGATCGCCAGTGTGCAGGTCACCGGCGACACGATCCTGCCGAAGGAGCAGATCGAGCGCCTGGTGCTGGTCAAGCCCGACCAGATCTTCTCGCGCCGCCTGCTGGAAATCAGCTCCGACGCGATCATCAACACGCTCAGCAACGTCGGCTACGCGTTCGCGCAGGTCAATCCGATCCCGGACGTGAACCGCGAGAACAAGACCGTCGGCATCAACATGCAGGTCGTGCCGGGCCCGCGCGTCAACGTGCGCCGCATCACCTACAAGGGCAACAGCCGCACCAGCGACGAAGTGATCCGTCGCGAGATGCGCCAGTTCGAAGGCGCGTGGTACTCGCAGGCCGCCATCGACCGTTCGAAGATCCGACTGCAGCAGCTCGGATACTTCGAAAGCGTCGACGTCGAGACCGTGCCGGTGCCGGGCACCAACGACCAGGTCGACGTGGTCTACAACCTCAAGGAAACCACGTCCGGCAGCTTCGTGTTCGGCCTGGGCTTCTCGCAGCTGTCGGGCCTCACCGCGCAGGTGCAGCTGTCGCAGACCAACTTCCTGGGCAGCGGCAACCAGGTGTCGGTGCAGGCGCAGCGCAACGATTACATGCAGCGCTACGACTTCTCGTTCCGCAACCCGTACTTCACCGACAACGGTCTGTCGCTGGGCTACAACCTGTGGTGGCGCGAACTCGACTACTCCGACTTCAACACCGCGCAGTACTCCACCAACAGCGGCGCCGCGCAGGCGGTGTTCGGCCTGCCGATCACCGAGACCGACACGGTCACGGCGATGCTGGGCGTGGACACCAACGAGATCCTGGTCTTCCCGGGCTCCACGCCGGCGAGCATCGTCGACTACGTGCTCGCGATGGATCGCCAGACCTTCCACGCGTGGCGTGCCGAGGTGGGCTGGGGCCGCAACTCGCTGGACAGCTACCTGACGCCGACGCGCGGCATGCAGCAGCGCGTGTGGCTGGAAACCACGCTGCCCGGCTCCACGGCCGAGTACTACAAGCTCAACTACAACATCTCCAAGTTCTGGCCGCTGTCGCGCCACTTCGTGCTCAACACGCGCGCCGAACTGGGTTACGGCGACAGCTACGGCAACGACAAGACGCGCAACCTCTGCAGGACCGCAGGCAACTACAGCTGCGTGGAGGGCGATGACGATTTCATCCGCACCATCACGGCCAGCGGCCTGCCGTTCTTCGAGAACTTCTACGCCGGTGGCGTGCGTTCGGTGCGCGGCTTCACCGACAACACGCTGGGTCCGCGCGACGCCCCGGCCGGCAACCCGAACTACCTGCAGCCGATCGGCGGCGCGTTCAAGACGGTAGGCTCGCTGGAAATGTATTTCCCGACCCTGCTCGATACGCCGGCCGCGCGCGTCTCGGCGTTCTTCGACGTCGGCAACGTCTACAAGGACTACGACGCGTTCGATGCCGGCGACCTGCGCATGTCGACGGGTATCGCGCTGATGTGGCGCTCGCCGATGGGTCCGATCTCGATCAGCTACGCGTTCCCGATCAAGAAGCAGGACACCGTGCGCGACGCCAACGGCAACGTGATCACCGAAGGCGACGAGCTCGAGCGCCTGCAGTTCACGTTCGGCGGTACGTTCTGA
- a CDS encoding YkvA family protein, whose amino-acid sequence MRMFHPTPTAQPLPFDHMYSGMGARENAGPIELNDAAVVQFDQLLHEIHADASRVDADRLGQLAAWLLKLPTEQAREVIASRLERVRELRALLDDEDWDADEATHARIGKLLAYIDREDDLIADRIPVLGQLDDVLLIELAWPAFADEAEDYRDFIAYREIAHPGGASDERRAAWVHERLDEVALWQHAMWVREQHYAPWNLPRGLFRVS is encoded by the coding sequence ATGCGCATGTTCCACCCCACCCCCACCGCGCAGCCGCTGCCCTTCGACCACATGTACAGCGGCATGGGCGCGCGCGAGAACGCCGGGCCGATCGAGCTCAACGACGCCGCCGTCGTCCAGTTCGACCAGCTCCTGCACGAGATCCATGCCGATGCGTCGCGCGTCGACGCCGACCGCCTTGGGCAGCTGGCCGCGTGGCTGCTGAAACTGCCGACCGAGCAGGCGCGGGAGGTCATCGCGAGCCGACTGGAACGCGTCCGCGAACTGCGCGCACTGCTCGATGACGAGGACTGGGACGCCGACGAAGCCACGCACGCGCGCATCGGCAAGCTGCTTGCGTACATCGACCGCGAGGACGACCTGATCGCCGACCGCATCCCGGTGCTCGGGCAACTCGACGACGTGTTGCTGATCGAACTGGCGTGGCCGGCCTTCGCCGACGAAGCCGAGGATTACCGCGATTTCATCGCCTACCGCGAGATCGCCCACCCCGGCGGCGCCTCCGACGAACGCCGCGCGGCATGGGTGCACGAACGGCTCGACGAAGTCGCGCTGTGGCAGCACGCGATGTGGGTACGCGAGCAGCACTACGCGCCATGGAATCTGCCGCGCGGGTTGTTCAGGGTGTCGTGA
- the fabZ gene encoding 3-hydroxyacyl-ACP dehydratase FabZ: MSHNVQLPLDVTQIQTLLPHRYPFLLVDRVVEFEPNKRVLAYKNVTANEPYFQGHFPGHPVMPGVLVVEALAQAGGVLTQLSNNSTADGRLFYLVKIDNAKFSKMVVPGDRLDLEVSLKRVIRNVAIYTGIASVNGEQVACAEVVCAEAKG; the protein is encoded by the coding sequence ATGAGCCACAACGTGCAACTCCCGCTCGACGTCACGCAGATCCAGACGCTGCTCCCCCACCGTTATCCGTTCCTGCTGGTGGATCGCGTGGTGGAGTTCGAGCCGAACAAGCGCGTGCTGGCGTACAAGAACGTGACCGCGAACGAGCCGTACTTCCAGGGCCATTTCCCGGGCCATCCGGTGATGCCCGGCGTGCTGGTGGTCGAAGCGCTCGCGCAGGCCGGCGGCGTGCTCACGCAGCTGTCCAACAACAGCACCGCCGACGGACGCCTGTTCTACCTGGTGAAGATCGACAACGCGAAGTTCTCGAAGATGGTCGTGCCGGGCGACCGGCTGGACCTGGAAGTCTCGCTCAAGCGCGTGATCCGCAACGTCGCCATCTACACCGGCATCGCCAGCGTCAACGGCGAGCAGGTCGCCTGCGCGGAAGTGGTCTGCGCCGAAGCGAAGGGCTGA
- the lpxA gene encoding acyl-ACP--UDP-N-acetylglucosamine O-acyltransferase, whose protein sequence is MAAPRIHPSAVVEAGARLGDGVEVGAFCYIGADVEVGDGTTFGPHCSVHGPTRIGRENRFIGHCAIGGEPQDKKFHGERVELEIGDRNLFREFTTINRGTGTGGGITRIGHDNWFLAYTHVAHDCMVGNHCVFSNNATLAGHVTIGDHVILSGFAGVHQFCRIGAHAFIGMGALVNGDVPPFLMIAQDGYGRPRGINSEGLKRRGFDADRISAIKRAYRAVYMSGGSLEDARAKLADLAADSEDARAFLEFIDAGEKPLLR, encoded by the coding sequence ATGGCCGCGCCGCGCATCCATCCCAGCGCCGTCGTCGAAGCCGGTGCCCGACTGGGCGACGGCGTGGAGGTCGGCGCGTTCTGCTACATCGGTGCGGACGTCGAGGTCGGCGACGGCACGACCTTCGGCCCGCATTGCAGCGTGCACGGGCCGACGCGCATCGGCCGCGAGAACCGCTTCATCGGCCACTGCGCCATCGGCGGCGAGCCGCAGGACAAGAAATTCCACGGCGAGCGCGTCGAGCTGGAAATCGGCGACCGCAACCTGTTCCGCGAATTCACCACGATCAACCGCGGCACCGGCACCGGCGGCGGCATCACGCGCATCGGCCACGACAACTGGTTCCTCGCCTACACGCACGTCGCGCACGACTGCATGGTCGGCAACCACTGCGTGTTCTCGAACAACGCCACGCTTGCCGGCCACGTCACCATCGGCGACCACGTGATCCTGTCGGGCTTCGCCGGCGTGCATCAGTTCTGCCGCATCGGCGCGCACGCGTTCATCGGCATGGGCGCACTGGTGAACGGCGATGTCCCGCCGTTTCTGATGATCGCGCAGGACGGCTACGGCCGGCCGCGCGGCATCAACAGCGAAGGCCTGAAGCGCCGCGGTTTCGACGCCGACCGCATCAGCGCGATCAAGCGCGCGTACCGCGCCGTGTACATGTCGGGCGGTTCGCTGGAAGACGCGCGCGCCAAGCTCGCCGACCTCGCGGCGGACAGCGAGGACGCACGGGCGTTCCTGGAGTTCATCGACGCGGGCGAAAAGCCGCTGCTGCGCTGA
- the lpxD gene encoding UDP-3-O-(3-hydroxymyristoyl)glucosamine N-acyltransferase: protein MASVEYTAQALAQRFGLRLHGDGAVPVDGVGTLARAGASQLAFLANPKYRGQLASSQAGVVVMREDDAADYDRTALIARDPYAAFAKISALFEPRPAREAGVHPSAVIDSTASVDASAHIGPFVSIGARSRVDAGAIVGPGCVIGEDCVVGAGTELIARVTLVARVRLGQRVVIHPGAVLGAAGFGLAMEGGRWLNVPQLGGVVVGDDCEIGANTCIDRGAIEDTVLEEDVRLDNQIQIGHNVFIGAHTAMAGCSAAAGSARIGRYCLIGGGAGVLGHLEICDKVIVTAMSLVTSSIREPGEYSSGTPLMDNRSWRKNAARFKQLDALARRVGRGTD, encoded by the coding sequence ATGGCGTCCGTCGAATACACCGCGCAGGCACTGGCGCAGCGCTTCGGCCTGCGCCTGCACGGCGACGGCGCCGTGCCGGTGGACGGGGTCGGCACGCTCGCGCGCGCCGGCGCCTCGCAGCTGGCGTTCCTCGCCAATCCGAAATACCGCGGGCAGCTCGCGTCGAGCCAGGCCGGTGTCGTCGTCATGCGCGAGGACGATGCCGCCGACTACGACCGCACCGCGCTCATCGCGCGCGATCCCTACGCCGCGTTCGCGAAGATCTCCGCGCTGTTCGAGCCGCGCCCCGCGCGCGAGGCCGGCGTACACCCGTCCGCCGTCATCGATTCCACCGCGAGCGTGGACGCGTCCGCGCACATTGGCCCGTTCGTCAGCATCGGCGCGCGCAGCCGCGTGGACGCCGGCGCGATCGTCGGGCCGGGCTGCGTGATCGGCGAGGACTGCGTCGTGGGTGCGGGAACCGAACTCATCGCGCGGGTCACGCTCGTCGCGCGCGTCCGGCTCGGCCAGCGCGTCGTGATCCATCCCGGCGCCGTGCTCGGCGCGGCGGGGTTCGGGCTAGCCATGGAAGGCGGCCGCTGGCTCAACGTGCCGCAGCTGGGCGGCGTGGTCGTTGGCGACGACTGCGAGATCGGCGCGAACACGTGCATCGATCGCGGCGCGATCGAGGACACCGTGCTCGAGGAGGACGTTCGCCTCGACAACCAGATCCAGATCGGCCACAACGTCTTCATCGGCGCGCACACCGCGATGGCGGGCTGCTCGGCCGCGGCCGGCAGCGCGCGCATCGGCCGGTACTGCCTCATCGGCGGCGGCGCCGGCGTGCTGGGGCATCTGGAAATCTGCGACAAGGTCATCGTCACGGCGATGAGCCTGGTCACCAGTTCGATCCGCGAGCCGGGCGAGTATTCCTCCGGCACGCCGTTGATGGACAACCGCAGCTGGCGCAAGAACGCGGCACGGTTCAAGCAACTGGACGCGCTCGCGCGTCGCGTCGGCCGCGGCACAGACTGA
- a CDS encoding tetratricopeptide repeat protein, with the protein MTPHGSAGQGGPNGERYRFGDILVDAAAHTLSRAGTEQTVEPKAFSVLLILLRHAGELVGRDDLLDQVWGHRHVTPGVLTRVIAQLRHALADDSQHPRYIQTQHALGYRFIGQFHEADSPSHATEDARHDEGVAVFRHTVPDALIAAANEAVAPAPEPAPFAAPVPTNGGDFATRRKASDQRRWWLAVAALLAIAAGGYWFGQHGPGSATSVPAPAAASVAVLPFTSLSEAKDEGYFAEGLGVEMVDALAGVPGLKVVAAPSPPGRGEVDVKRMGAQLGVATVLGASVRREGARVRVSARLSDARTGFTLWAHSYDRETGDVFALQSDIAGEVVQALIDVLPSSEIEAARQSLARRLTPTRSVAAYDAYLKGEQRMRERAGGDLRGADSAINFYRGALAIDPGFARAQAGICQAEIARFEDARDSDAFTRAQAACEQATKMDPSLHEVSLAMGDLYRAQGNAKQAVAYYERAVDEPALRVHAYLGLATVASAQGQGEQAMAYFERARELAPRDPKVAQKRGYHLLVSGDFPGAIASYREALDYAPDDAALWSSLGGLYAVTGDPAKAIEAYERSLQIKPSYEALSNLGSVKFDQGAYEQAAALYRHASEIDPGDFRIWGNLGDALTAAGSTAVQTRAQYEQAATLGRRYLQLKSDDAQGLALVAWYAANLDLAGEARTLQGKAESLGTERAEVALLGAQTMARLGDADAARRHIDFARKHGIPQQRIDALPLLRSLTAKVEPSSAREPGTAQ; encoded by the coding sequence ATGACCCCCCACGGGAGTGCAGGCCAAGGCGGGCCGAATGGCGAACGGTATCGATTCGGCGACATCCTCGTCGATGCGGCCGCGCACACCCTGTCGCGCGCCGGCACCGAGCAGACGGTCGAACCCAAGGCGTTTTCCGTCCTGCTGATCCTGCTGCGCCACGCCGGCGAACTGGTCGGCCGCGACGATCTGCTCGACCAGGTGTGGGGCCATCGCCACGTCACGCCGGGCGTGCTCACGCGCGTCATCGCCCAGCTACGCCACGCCCTCGCCGACGACTCCCAGCACCCGCGCTACATCCAGACCCAGCACGCGCTGGGCTATCGCTTCATCGGGCAATTCCACGAGGCCGACTCGCCGTCGCATGCGACGGAGGATGCGCGGCACGACGAAGGCGTGGCCGTCTTCCGCCACACCGTGCCCGACGCGCTCATCGCCGCCGCGAACGAGGCCGTCGCCCCCGCGCCCGAGCCGGCGCCGTTCGCCGCGCCCGTGCCGACGAACGGCGGCGACTTCGCCACGCGACGCAAGGCCTCCGACCAGCGGCGCTGGTGGCTGGCCGTCGCGGCGCTGCTGGCGATCGCCGCGGGCGGCTACTGGTTCGGCCAGCACGGGCCGGGCTCGGCCACCAGCGTGCCGGCACCCGCGGCAGCCTCCGTCGCCGTGCTGCCGTTCACCAGCCTCAGCGAGGCGAAGGACGAGGGCTACTTCGCCGAGGGCCTGGGCGTGGAGATGGTGGACGCGCTGGCCGGCGTTCCCGGATTGAAGGTGGTGGCGGCGCCGAGCCCGCCCGGGCGCGGCGAAGTCGACGTCAAGCGCATGGGCGCGCAGCTCGGCGTGGCGACCGTGCTGGGCGCCAGCGTCCGCCGCGAGGGCGCCCGCGTGCGGGTGAGCGCGCGTTTGTCCGATGCGCGCACGGGTTTCACGTTGTGGGCCCATAGCTACGATCGGGAAACCGGCGACGTGTTTGCGCTGCAGAGCGACATCGCGGGCGAAGTGGTGCAGGCGCTCATCGACGTGCTGCCGTCGAGCGAGATCGAGGCCGCGCGCCAGTCGTTGGCACGGCGTTTGACGCCGACCCGCAGCGTCGCGGCGTACGACGCGTACCTCAAGGGCGAGCAGCGCATGCGCGAACGCGCCGGCGGCGACCTGCGCGGCGCCGACAGCGCGATCAACTTCTACCGCGGCGCGCTGGCGATCGATCCGGGTTTCGCGCGCGCACAGGCCGGCATCTGCCAGGCGGAAATCGCGCGGTTCGAGGACGCGCGCGACAGCGACGCCTTCACGCGCGCGCAGGCCGCCTGCGAACAGGCGACGAAGATGGATCCCTCGTTGCACGAGGTGAGCCTGGCGATGGGCGATCTGTATCGCGCGCAGGGCAACGCGAAGCAGGCCGTCGCGTACTACGAGCGCGCGGTGGACGAACCGGCGCTGCGCGTGCACGCCTACCTGGGCCTTGCGACGGTGGCCAGTGCGCAGGGGCAGGGCGAGCAGGCAATGGCGTACTTCGAACGCGCACGCGAACTGGCGCCGCGCGATCCGAAGGTTGCGCAGAAGCGCGGTTATCACCTGCTGGTCAGTGGCGATTTCCCGGGCGCCATTGCGTCGTATCGCGAAGCGCTGGATTACGCGCCCGACGATGCCGCGTTGTGGTCGAGTTTAGGCGGCCTGTACGCCGTCACCGGCGATCCGGCGAAAGCGATCGAGGCCTACGAGCGCTCGCTGCAGATCAAGCCGAGCTACGAAGCGCTGAGCAACCTGGGCTCGGTGAAGTTCGACCAGGGCGCCTACGAGCAGGCCGCCGCGCTGTATCGCCACGCGAGCGAGATCGATCCCGGCGATTTCCGCATCTGGGGAAATCTCGGCGACGCACTGACGGCCGCCGGCAGCACGGCGGTGCAGACGCGCGCGCAGTACGAGCAGGCGGCCACGCTGGGCCGGCGTTACCTGCAACTCAAATCCGACGACGCGCAGGGCCTGGCCCTCGTGGCGTGGTACGCCGCCAACCTCGACCTCGCCGGCGAGGCGCGCACGCTGCAGGGCAAGGCCGAATCGCTCGGCACCGAACGCGCCGAGGTCGCGCTGCTGGGCGCGCAGACGATGGCGCGGCTGGGCGATGCAGACGCCGCGCGCCGGCACATCGATTTCGCAAGGAAGCACGGCATTCCGCAGCAGCGCATCGACGCGCTCCCGCTGCTGCGTTCGTTGACCGCGAAGGTCGAACCGTCATCCGCACGCGAACCCGGTACGGCGCAGTAG
- a CDS encoding ribonuclease HII: protein MALGLASRDGGAPLRVAGVDEAGRGPLAGPVVVAAVVFAPGRTPINGLDDSKQLTAQRREVLYERIIERALAWHIEFVTHEEIDRLNIYHATMAGMSRSIACLHHRVDVVRIDGNALPRGLPCAAEAWVNGDARDRSIMAASILAKVSRDRYMQSLHARFPRYGFDQHKGYSTPVHLSALREHGPCPEHRRSFAPVQAACRGESAPMVIDELPLTAIS, encoded by the coding sequence ATGGCACTCGGGCTGGCCTCGCGCGACGGCGGTGCGCCGCTGCGCGTGGCCGGCGTGGACGAAGCCGGGCGCGGGCCGCTGGCGGGACCGGTCGTCGTGGCGGCGGTCGTGTTCGCGCCGGGCCGCACACCGATCAACGGGCTGGACGATTCCAAGCAGCTCACCGCGCAGCGTCGCGAAGTGCTGTACGAGCGCATCATCGAACGCGCGCTCGCCTGGCACATCGAGTTCGTCACGCACGAGGAAATCGATCGCCTCAACATCTACCACGCGACCATGGCCGGCATGAGCCGTTCGATCGCATGCCTGCACCATCGCGTCGACGTCGTGCGCATCGACGGCAACGCGTTGCCGCGCGGCCTGCCCTGCGCCGCCGAAGCCTGGGTGAACGGCGACGCGCGCGATCGCTCGATCATGGCCGCGTCGATCCTCGCGAAGGTCTCGCGCGATCGCTACATGCAGTCGCTCCATGCGCGTTTCCCGCGGTACGGTTTCGACCAGCACAAGGGTTACAGCACGCCGGTGCACCTGTCCGCGCTGCGCGAACACGGGCCCTGCCCGGAACACCGGCGCAGCTTCGCGCCGGTGCAGGCGGCCTGCCGCGGCGAGAGCGCGCCGATGGTCATCGACGAGCTGCCGCTTACTGCGATCTCTTGA
- the lpxB gene encoding lipid-A-disaccharide synthase, producing MIAALPQLPAPIALNRSEFPAPVDRPLRIALCAGEASGDLLGAGLVAELRVRFPQAEFAGIGGDQMRAAGLDSWFDASELAVMGLAEVLRHLPRLLRLRREFRGRLLAWKPDVFIGIDAPDFNLGVERWLRERGVRTVHYVSPSVWAWREKRAEKIGRSADRVLCLFPMEPPIYARHGIDARFVGHPLADEMPLEPDRDTARRRLGLDATRPVLALLPGSRVGEIERLGPDFLSAASRLIAQDPTLQVVVPMANEHARAAFQRVLAAHPDSIALSASLRVLNGQARTLMIASDAILLASGTATLEAMLAKRPMVVAYKVAPLTYTLVKGLGLLKVAHYSLPNVLAGEPVVPELMQHDCTPDNLAAAVAPFLRDPAASAALEPRFRELHLQLRQDASARAADAVAELLGAPHVA from the coding sequence GTGATCGCGGCCCTGCCGCAGCTTCCCGCCCCCATCGCCTTGAACCGCTCCGAATTCCCCGCTCCCGTCGACCGGCCGCTGCGCATCGCCCTGTGCGCCGGCGAAGCCTCGGGCGACCTGCTGGGTGCGGGACTCGTCGCCGAACTGCGCGTGCGCTTTCCGCAGGCCGAATTCGCCGGCATCGGCGGCGACCAGATGCGCGCGGCGGGGCTGGACAGCTGGTTCGACGCGTCGGAACTGGCGGTGATGGGCCTGGCCGAAGTGCTGCGCCACCTGCCGCGCCTGCTTCGGCTGCGTCGCGAATTCCGCGGGCGCCTGCTGGCGTGGAAGCCCGACGTGTTCATCGGCATCGACGCCCCCGACTTCAACCTCGGCGTCGAACGCTGGCTGCGCGAACGCGGCGTGCGCACCGTGCACTACGTGAGCCCGTCCGTATGGGCGTGGCGCGAGAAGCGCGCGGAGAAGATCGGCCGCAGCGCCGATCGCGTGCTGTGCCTGTTCCCGATGGAACCGCCGATCTACGCGCGCCATGGCATCGACGCACGCTTCGTCGGCCATCCGCTTGCCGACGAGATGCCGCTGGAACCCGACCGCGACACCGCGCGCCGCCGCCTCGGCCTCGACGCGACGCGTCCGGTGCTCGCGCTGCTGCCGGGTTCGCGCGTCGGCGAGATCGAGCGCCTGGGCCCGGATTTCCTTTCCGCTGCATCGCGCCTCATCGCGCAGGATCCGACGCTGCAGGTCGTGGTGCCGATGGCGAACGAACATGCTCGCGCGGCATTCCAGCGCGTGCTCGCGGCGCACCCCGACAGCATCGCGCTGAGCGCTTCATTGCGCGTGCTCAACGGCCAGGCACGCACGCTGATGATCGCCAGCGACGCGATCCTGCTCGCGTCCGGCACGGCAACGCTCGAAGCCATGCTCGCCAAGCGGCCGATGGTCGTGGCCTACAAGGTCGCGCCGCTGACCTACACGCTGGTGAAGGGGCTGGGGCTGTTGAAGGTCGCGCACTACTCGCTGCCGAACGTGCTGGCCGGCGAACCGGTCGTGCCGGAGTTGATGCAGCACGACTGCACGCCCGACAACCTCGCCGCCGCCGTCGCGCCGTTCCTGCGCGATCCGGCCGCGAGCGCCGCCCTCGAACCGCGCTTCCGCGAACTCCACCTGCAGCTGCGCCAGGACGCATCCGCGCGCGCCGCCGATGCCGTGGCCGAACTTCTGGGAGCGCCCCATGTCGCCTGA
- a CDS encoding YkvA family protein, whose translation MNALFSIANPLPKILLTPFAGPTRRRCINGFQLDSSEVDRFNTLLARIGGHALETDQLASAGRELSRPGRMDSAPPCIRQRLRWIAAVEQLLADRQWQPANDAVETASAIVDYARSRDDLIPDWLPQVGRLDDAIVVETAWPKLASEVDDYLDYVRVRSRQAHQRDRSPSGYAFSRADWEEVRYEEAVLAQYQKHIRESSFLPETAAIFRVH comes from the coding sequence ATGAACGCCCTCTTCTCCATAGCCAACCCGCTCCCGAAGATCCTGCTGACCCCGTTCGCCGGCCCGACCCGCCGCCGCTGCATCAACGGCTTCCAGCTCGATTCGTCCGAAGTGGACCGCTTCAACACCCTGCTGGCCCGCATCGGCGGACATGCGCTGGAGACCGACCAGCTGGCCTCCGCGGGTCGCGAACTCAGCCGTCCCGGCCGGATGGACTCCGCGCCGCCGTGCATCCGCCAGCGCCTGCGCTGGATCGCCGCCGTCGAGCAGCTCCTGGCCGACCGCCAGTGGCAGCCGGCCAACGACGCGGTCGAGACGGCTTCGGCCATCGTCGACTACGCCCGCAGCCGCGACGACCTGATCCCCGACTGGCTGCCGCAGGTCGGCCGGCTGGACGACGCGATCGTGGTCGAGACGGCCTGGCCGAAGCTGGCATCGGAAGTGGACGACTACCTCGACTACGTCCGCGTCCGCAGCCGCCAGGCGCACCAGCGCGACCGCAGCCCCTCCGGCTACGCCTTCTCGCGGGCCGACTGGGAAGAGGTGCGGTACGAGGAAGCCGTCCTCGCCCAGTACCAGAAGCACATCCGCGAAAGCAGCTTCCTCCCCGAGACCGCCGCGATCTTCCGCGTGCACTGA